One window of Oreochromis niloticus isolate F11D_XX linkage group LG23, O_niloticus_UMD_NMBU, whole genome shotgun sequence genomic DNA carries:
- the LOC102078479 gene encoding uncharacterized protein LOC102078479, which yields MDPADSRTISQEELLAQLWSYCQSILQGADPPQRHLQVVFFDSFLSSTTLSVSFLDIKRLILIITMLRASSCFELFGLGCPGEEDVATSLGALAAHFFFHRQIASPPSFAAHLLDPPLWGTQVTRPLHLTTSPLTSAASAESADKGPAAQSHTAALLSGRLVEPQPVAPAPASSKKQRSCRRRPSPPPDSLTFPQLIVSQLMAPPLPEPGSAGGFIPVKREFFLPPVPLSHMDPWTYRCSLLSFWCERGVNAW from the exons ATGGACCCAGCGGACTCAAGGACCATCTCACAGGAAGAGTTGCTTGCCCAGCTCTGGAGCTACTGTCAGAGCATTCTCCAGGGGGCAGATCCTCCTCAGAGACACTTACAGGTCGTATTTTTTGATTCTTTCCTATCATCAACCACCTTATCTGTGAGCTTTTTGGACATTAAGAGACTAATTTTGATTATAACCATGCTGAGGGCAAGTTCCTGCTTTGAGCTTTTCGGTTTGGGCTGTCCGGGCGAGGAGGATGTGGCGACCTCCCTGGGAGCCCTTGCTGcccatttcttttttcataggCAGATAGCTTCCCCACCGTCGTTTGCGGCTCACTTGTTGGACCCTCCATTGTGGGGGACACAGGTCACACGCCCTCTGCACCTCACCACATCTCCACTCACCTCCGCGGCATCTGCTGAGTCAGCAGACAAAGGACCGGCAGCTCAAAGCCATACAGCTGCTCTCCTGTCCGGCCGACTGGTGGAACCTCAGCCTGTCGCGCCGGCCCCGGCATCATCAAAGAAGCAACGCTCGTGCCGCCGGCGCCCCTCACCGCCGCCAGATTCCCTGACTTTCCCTCAGCTGATTGTG TCACAGctgatggccccgcccctccctgagcctggttctgctggaggttttattcctgttaaaagggagtttttccttcctcctGTCCCACTTTCTCACATgg ATCCCTGGACCTACCGTTGTTCCCTGCTGAGTTTCTGGTGCGAGAGAGGAGTGAATGCCTGGTGA